One Mycolicibacterium fortuitum subsp. fortuitum genomic window carries:
- a CDS encoding serine/threonine-protein kinase, whose product MVENNPGVGSRFGKYELTALLGRGGMGEVYEAVDTDKGRTVALKILRAEFAHDEQFRTRFLRESRAAAGLEEPHVVPIHDWGEIDGNLYIDMRLVRGHTLHDLISTGPLEPRRAVSIVEQIASALDAAHAHGLIHRDVKPQNIIVTSADFAYLLDFGIAQAQGDSSLTQADTRIGSFSYMAPERFGDEPCTPAADIYSLACVLYEALTADAPFPTHSNEQLIAAHLTTPPPRPSTAHSGVPTSLDTVIARGMAKEPDDRYGSAGALGRAAKRALHTTDEVIAASAETMMAPYVPPTVLPAPPVVAHFSSGTTDPGPPARQPLVPLAAVVLVAALLLGGVGLVIGLLLSKSSPPDNSPQAQTSPLAPTSVTVAGPTVYKTVPAPTTPSVPSYTPTATRTPDASSSAQLRQISLEDHALVSTQGSDRWVPQLSSKRPGVVDQGVVWDNELTLEEHLRLRQEYGAKLLWSGDWSTFDAPNFWVTIAPITYPTASGALAWCREQGFDRNHCYAKLISKTHGVAGSTAFN is encoded by the coding sequence ATGGTCGAGAACAACCCGGGCGTGGGTAGCCGTTTCGGCAAGTATGAGCTGACCGCGCTGCTCGGCCGTGGCGGCATGGGCGAGGTATACGAGGCTGTCGACACCGATAAGGGCCGGACCGTCGCGTTGAAGATTCTGCGTGCGGAGTTTGCCCACGACGAGCAGTTCCGGACCCGGTTCCTCCGTGAGTCGCGGGCGGCGGCAGGACTGGAGGAGCCCCACGTCGTGCCGATCCACGATTGGGGCGAGATCGATGGCAACCTCTACATCGACATGCGCCTGGTCCGTGGCCACACCTTGCACGACCTCATCAGCACCGGTCCGCTCGAGCCGCGCCGCGCCGTGTCCATCGTCGAGCAGATCGCGTCGGCATTGGATGCCGCACATGCTCACGGGCTGATCCATCGCGACGTCAAGCCGCAGAACATCATCGTCACCTCTGCCGACTTCGCCTACCTGTTGGACTTCGGTATCGCTCAGGCCCAAGGCGATTCGAGCCTCACCCAGGCAGACACCCGGATCGGCTCGTTCAGCTACATGGCCCCGGAGCGGTTCGGTGACGAGCCGTGCACGCCCGCCGCCGACATCTACTCACTGGCCTGCGTGCTCTACGAGGCGCTGACCGCCGACGCGCCGTTCCCGACGCATAGCAACGAACAACTGATCGCAGCGCATCTGACAACTCCACCGCCGCGGCCCAGTACGGCCCACTCAGGCGTACCCACGTCCCTGGACACCGTCATCGCGCGCGGCATGGCCAAAGAGCCTGACGACCGCTACGGCAGCGCCGGCGCACTGGGTCGCGCCGCGAAACGCGCACTGCACACCACCGACGAGGTGATCGCGGCCAGCGCCGAAACCATGATGGCACCGTATGTTCCACCGACTGTGCTCCCGGCACCACCGGTCGTCGCACACTTCTCATCCGGCACCACTGATCCCGGACCGCCTGCGCGGCAACCATTGGTCCCGCTGGCGGCCGTCGTGCTGGTGGCCGCGCTTCTGCTCGGCGGCGTAGGACTGGTCATCGGCCTGCTCCTGTCGAAAAGCTCTCCGCCGGACAACTCGCCGCAGGCACAGACTTCACCCCTCGCACCGACGAGCGTGACCGTCGCCGGGCCCACCGTGTACAAGACGGTTCCGGCGCCGACGACGCCATCCGTCCCGTCGTACACGCCGACGGCTACGCGTACCCCCGACGCATCGAGTTCGGCGCAGCTACGCCAGATTTCACTGGAAGACCACGCCCTGGTGAGCACTCAGGGTTCCGATCGATGGGTGCCGCAGCTGAGTTCGAAGCGGCCGGGCGTCGTCGACCAGGGTGTGGTGTGGGACAACGAGTTGACGTTGGAAGAGCATCTGCGGCTGCGCCAGGAGTACGGCGCCAAGCTGCTGTGGTCAGGTGACTGGTCGACGTTCGACGCACCGAACTTCTGGGTCACCATCGCGCCGATCACCTACCCGACGGCGAGTGGTGCTCTGGCGTGGTGCCGCGAGCAGGGATTCGACCGGAATCACTGCTACGCGAAGCTGATCAGCAAGACGCACGGGGTGGCAGGCAGCACTGCGTTCAACTGA